The Solanum pennellii chromosome 4, SPENNV200 genomic interval aatttcagttcttctcttcttttgttcttcactggttcattaaacttggtaacttcgtgtttctgcaaagtttgttggaatcagtaacattctttagacacatattaacaacaattcttctttaagacaaatatttcgtatatttttttaaaatctgtttctgatactagtttcgctactagttctaattttctagttgtgaaaatgttcttaaactttgttttcttacaaagatgttcaaagttttgttctaagtatgtttggaatacaagtTGAACAACAGTTTTTTCATATATGATTGTATGCATGACTTAACTACTAAGAAGGAAAAGAGGATATGGAAATTTCTAGCTTTCCTATTGAGTCAGGCAGTCGACTTTAGCGTGCAACAAGTCGATTAAATTTTCTACTGCTttcaaaagaagaaatattatcCAAGATAATTTGTTTTGCTGCAAAGATAAGTATCTATCATGTACAATTGGTGTTGCCAATATtcttattatgatgatttaataGTTTTTACCTCTGTAGGAGTGATGACACATTTCTTGTACAAATTTACATACAACCTATACGATAGTTAAACTAATTCAACTCCTTCTAAGCTTACAATAAGAAGCTCTGCCGTGAGTATACTTTTgctacaaatatgatttttattttgtttggtgTTTATTTTGTGCTCTTTGCATAGTTTATATGTTTTAGGACCAAATAGTAAAAGTTACACTTCTGAAGTTTATACGTTATAGGTGACATtgtaaaattttctagatttatgTCATGATAGAGTAAGAAATAATAGTACATGAATGATTATGAGATGATGGAAGCAAAAATTTAATAGTATGATGCATGATATGTGTAATGTTTTatgattttgtaatttattgCTTTGCTTTTACAGGAATTCCTCTGTTATGTTATTATCAAGTCATGACATATGATTCATTTATGACATTACAACAAATTGAATTTATCAACTAGGATAGAACGCAACTGACTCTTCTCGACATCTGCCACTTCACTagatatttttaacaaaaaaagacATCTGATGAGAAATTCATGAATAATTGGCATCTCCATGTTTCCTTTTGAGAGTGATTGTGTCACCTCACTTTAGTTTCATGTTTCTTTGTTAGAGAAGATCCAATTAATTATTACCAGATTAAAATCTGATTTGTATGAGAAAAAAGGTGTATGCCTTTGTACTTCTGCTACAATTTCATTTATCAATTTCCGCTTTTTTTTCAAGAGATTGAACAATCAAGGTGTTTCTGTTGAACCTGATTGGATAAGCTTAGTTTTAATAGGTACTACTTGTGTAATTTTGTTTTGCATATGTGGAATGCCTATTATTGCCTACCAAGACATTCTAACTTAAATACTTATTCAATGTACTTTTACATTACTGTAGCAGTGCTGGCTTTATGTTTTTCCTTTCAACGTAATCATGTGTTAGAAAGTATCCATCAcataaaaatgtgaaatattaaatattagcgTGGGCCATGCATCTCTAGTATGAAGCTAAGTGAGTAGTTTGGAAAAAACTGTCACGTAAGATAAAagatgtattaaaaaaaaagttcatggggtaatagaaccttagttaAGGTGTCTCTAGGagttcggtcatagtctagagaggtatttgtgcattttttcaaaaaaatctaaTTGATACATAatacatttgaatgaatttcTTCTTATTGGCAAGGGCAAGAGAGGGGGCAGTGAGAGGAGAGTCAAGGGAGAGAGGGAGAGAAATTTGTTATAAAACCATACTTAAAactatgaattataattatttgaataacAGTGATTTATCGTAAATACATACTACACATTTGCTTATTTGTGTAATTTTTCCTACCTTGAATTCTTCAAACCAAATGACGTGAAAAAGAATACTTGCTCAATCTTTCTGTCTCATGATTGAAGGAATAGGGTCTTAGAAAAAGGAaccaaattatttatttagagcTTATTTGGGAAGCACGTAAGAAATTGTATTAGTTTAAGTAATCATTTTTATTactatcttgaatattttagtgaatttatcttgataaataatgttttatcactcttataacatgtaaaaaagttaaaattaagtttgaagTCGCAACTTGCCCCGACCTACATTAGTTTTTGAAAAACACACTCCAAACTGCCGCGCAAAACCTTAAAATCGCCCCTCCCCACATAGCCTTAAAACCGTCCAGCATCTACCCCGCCGTATTGCCATTCCTATgtcgaagtttaagaaaaattttctattttgagcAAAAGAATAGAATAGTAGAATGTTTTTATCAATTGTAGTTGGCAAAGGTAAGAAAATGATAATAAGACGGTGACATACGATTTGGTTGTGTAGTGAGTTGGCAAATCCTTTAAATGAATAATTCCTCTTGCAGAAATTAGCAAAACACACTAAAATAAGCAATACCAGTGTTTTTCctgctttttattttttttcataatacaataatattatcATATGAGAGGACACTACAAAAAAGTTTTTATCACTACTGTCCAACTGCCAATTGGCTCTCTAATTTACATTATCTACAAagtaaaatgagaaaaaagaaaagggtaCCTAAAAGAATTCCCAAGAGAAAATTAAAGCAAAGTGGCATATTTTGCTGAGAACAACCATGTACTTGTCAAATTCCAATGTCTGCTAATTACCATCCACTGCAACAATCATAAGTCCCTTCTTGTTCTCGGAGTTGACGGACCTGTGTGATGCCTTTGGACTGGCTGAGTTCCAGAGTTGTACTTCTGGGAGGCAAGATAGTTAAGGGCTGTAACCACGTCTGCTATTAGAGGGCGCATGTTGGGCTGCTCCTGGACACACATTGCAGCTACTGCAAGAGCTTGATACAAGCCTCTAACTGGATACTGACCTTGAAGCTCTGGATCAGCCATTTGTGAGAACTTTCTACGGTCTTTGAACAATGGTCGAGCCTGCAAATTTTGAAATGTAGCTCTAAGGTATAAATTTCTTACCCATAAGTAGCTTGACAAACCAAGAGCTATGAAACTCTTACTCATTGGGCAGAGAACTATATGACAGGATTTAGTATGAAATGCTAACAATCTAGAAGTGAAGCGAGGAACTGGATGAAACTAAGCAGGTAGGTGCAGGTTGGTATACCGAATACAATAAACACACATGAGACTATCCGAGAAGCAACTAACTGGACAAGGCACTCGAAAGTACAACTATTTGAATAAAGATATGGACTAGGTTGATGACTTGATACCAAATGACACTGACAACGTTGCAGCCAAAAGGTTCTAATTTGTATAGAAGATTGGTTGTATTTCATAGAGAATCATATCTTTTGTACATTCTCTAGTTTTAGGTATGCTACTTGTATACTAGAATTGTTCCcaacattttataaaaatatttacctagatatatataaatgtgATGTAATAACTTGAAGACCAACTAGAGATGTAGCAGAGAGCACCATTAAATGCCCAGAACCCAAAGGACAACAGAATATATTCAAGTCCCAATGAGCATTTGAGTGGTTGATTCAGAAAGAAGGCAGGGAAAATAATTGAGAAACCTTGCACATAATAAAAAACGCAACAGATTGGTCGTGCAACATAATAAGCATGCACCAACTAGTTGAAGATTAAAGAAAAGACGCATAAACAACACAGATTAAGTTGTTCCACCACACTGTCAGAACACATTAAcagaaaaatcaatttctctTACCCATGCAACCAGATTCTGCTCTCCAGCAGCTCTTGATGTGTCAATTGCCCTTCTACCAGTAATAATTTCTAGAAGAACTACTCCAAAACTATAAACATCAAATTTCAGTGTAAGCTGCCCCGTCATTGCATATTCTGGTGCACAATAGCCATAGGTTCCCATTACTCTGGTGGAAACATGGGTCTTGTCGCCTACAGGTCCCAACTTGGCCAACCCAAAATCAGATAGCTTGGGATTGTAGTCTTCATCAAGCAAAATATTAGAACATTTTAAATCTCTGTATATAACAGGGGGATTTGCTTTATCATGCAAGTACTCAAGGCCCTTGGCAGCACCGGCAGCTATTTTCATTCTTGTATTCCAGTCTAGCCGTCTTTTGTCAGGTGAAAGCTCTGGATTATTTAGCCAAATACATGATAAATTAGATGCAACATCAAAGACACTTTGGATATAATGACACCAGTAAGGAGCAACAGAGAAGGaaagattttatgaaaaatttaatgaaaaacaaACTACCAATTTGGAATTTTATGCCACAACGAAAccacaaataataattttcattagCTCAACAAGCATCTGGAAATTACTCAGGAATACAAAAGATTAGCTTTCAACTCCTGTCAGATGGCAACAGATGTGCTTTGccctttatttttaataaaattcctctatttattgaaaaaaaagttgttaGTTATCAGAGAAGGAAAAACATAACAATATGATCTTCTTTTGTTATTGAACAAGTAGGAGCATtagtgaagaaaaaatttatgaaagcAAAACTAAAAAACTTCATTATAACATAGATATTTATAGAGTTTACAAGTAAATCAACTCCTACGGATAAGATTGAAAAACTAAGGATAAGGATAAGATAGAATTTAACTGCTAAATAGTAAATAACTACCCTACAATACAGATAACTTGGACTGATGCAGTTCTTATGCATATTTCTAACACTCCTCCTTGCTTTAAGAGCTGCAAACACCAAGTTTTTGCCGAAGAAGTTGAAATTTATTGCCTGATAATGGTTTGCTGAAGATATCAGCCAGCTGCTCTTCAGTTTTGCAATAGAGCGAATCACGTCACCATTATTCTGCACTTCCCTCAAGAAGAAAAGCTTGATGttgaattattttgtttttccatGAAATACAGGATTATGAGAAGTTGCTATTGCAAATTGATTGTCCACGAATACTTCAGTTCCCTTTGTCTGATTCATGTGCAGATCACCAAAACGTTTCCTCAACCACAATGCTTGATTCACAGCTGCTGTCGCAGCCACAAATTCTGCCTATGCAGTGGATTGAGCCACAATGTCCTGCTTCTTTGAGCACCACGAAAACATTCCTGAGCCAAGACTGAAACAATATTCCGATGTGCTCTTCATGTCATCTGCGGATCCGGCCCACTCATTATCATACCCAAGTAGTTTCAGATCTATTTTTTTCTGAAACTTGACACCATAATTGATGGTTCCTTTGATGTATTTGACAACTCGTTTTGCTGCTTTTAGGTGCACCTCACTAGCACAATGCATGAACCTCGATAGAATGTTTACAGCATACAAATTATCAGGTCTTGTAGCTGTGAGATACATCAAACAACCGACTAAGCCTCTGAAGTACGTTTCCTCCACTTTCTCTGCTCCGTCATTCTTGCTTAGTTTCTCTTTTTGGTTCATAGGAGTACTCATCTCCTTGCAATCTTCCATGTTGAATTTCTTGAGAATTTCCTTAGCATATTTCTTCTagcaaatgaaaatttcatCCTGTCCCTGCTTGATTTCCATACCAAGAAAATAAGACATTAGACCAAGATAAGTCATCTCAAAGGCTTGCATCATTTCTTGCTTGAAATTCTCGATATGCCTTGTATTGCTTCCTGCAATTAGTACATCATCCACATATATAGACACAACAAGAATATCAATGCCATGATGTTTAACATAAAGAGTAGATTGTGATAGACTCTTTTCAAAGCCTAAGCCAAGTAAATGGCCATCTATTCGACCATACCAGGCCCTTGGTGCCTGTTAAAGTCCATAAAGTGTCTTTCTTAACCTATAAACTTTGTCCTCATTTCCTTTCTTCACAAAGCCTTCaggttgctcaacataaatttcttCCTATAGAAAGTCATTAAGGAATGCTGATTTGACATCCATCTGATACACTTTCCAACCCAACTGTGCAGCAAGAGCAAGAAGTAACCTGATCGTGTCAAGCCTAGCTACTGgtgcaaatgtatcaaaataatccACACCAAAAATTTGAGCATAACCCTTAActacaagtcttgctttatgcTTATTCACTGAACCATCTACATTTAGCTTGGTTCTAAAGACCCATTTCAACCCAATTATCTTTCTGTCTTCAGGTTGATCAACAAGCTCCCAAATCATGTTTTTCTCGATCATAAACAACTCTTTTTTCATTGCAGCAAcccattttcatcatttttggaTTCATTGTACCCAGCAGGTTCACATACTGCTACCTTGCATCTCTGGTATATATCACTGAGTTGTCGAGTACCTTTGACTGGTAAATGATCCACCATTTCATCCTGCCGTGAAAGTGATATTTTCTTCTCAAAAAACTTGGTAGGAGACTTTTCTGCTTTGTCAGACGTGTTAAGGACAAATTTCTTCGAGTCTTTTCAACACCAGTCTTCATTCTCTATAAAATTCACATCTctactaaaaattatattttcagttTGTGGTTGAAAGATTTTATATGCCTTTGAAACTAAACTATATCCAATAAAAATGACTGGGACAGATTTTTTATCTAGTTTATCTCGTTTAACCTGAGGAATGTAGGAAAAACAGAGGCAACCAAACACTTTAAGAAAATTTAACGATGGTTTAAATCCATACCAAGCTTCAAATGGAGTTTGGTCTTTCACTGCCTTTATGGGAAGcctattttgaagaaaaactgATGTATTTGCTGCCTCTGCCCAAAAATTTTTTGGCAAGTTCTCCTCGTGCAACATGCATCTGCTCATCTCCATAATGTATCTGTTTCTTCTCTCGcttactccattttgttgtggagtatAGGGAGAAGTAAGCTGATGATGAATCCCTGATTTCTCACATAACATGTCGAACTAGGAAGAAGTGTATTCCTTTCCATTATCTGTTCTTACGGACTGAATTTTACAGTTGGCATCATTTTCTACTTTTGCTTTGAACTtctgaaaaacattaaaagcCTCTGACTTATGCTTGAGATAATAAATCCAGCACATGCGGGTTAGATCATCTACAAAAATGATATAGCAAAGACTACCTTTTAGTGAAGGAGTCCTTTGAGGTCCTGCTATATCAGTATGAATACATTGCAATTTGTTCGAGGCTCTCCAAGTTATCTTTGGAAATGGTAGTCTGTTTTGTTTCCATATTGACACGCAAGACAATTTGAAGAATGTACTTCTAAAAGAGACAAGTCCTtaactattttcattttttgcattttaacCAACCCTTCATAGTGATAGTGTATGAGTCTCTTGTGCCAAACTTTTGCAACactttcttttgttgtaaaaaCAACATGCTTTTCCTCAAATGGATCTAATGAGAAACTTTTGCCTCTCATTCTTACTTTTTAAACATTTCTTGATCTGAAGCATCCTTGATCAAGCAATGATTATCTTCAAAATTTAACTTGTAGCCTTTTTCCATCAAttgaccaacactaagcaaGTTTTGATCTATGTCAGGTACATAAAGCACATCAGTAATTGTTTTAGTACCTAAATTATTTGGAATAGCAATGGTTCCTTTCCCTCTTACAGGAAGATGGTCGTCATTACCTATTCTGACTTTAGTAATGGTCGTGGGCTTCAATTCCTTGAAGAGAGACATGTCATTTGTCATATGATTAGTGCATGCACTATCAATCAGCCAACACTTACTAGATGATCTACTTGAAAAACATGTAGCAACAAAGAGTTGATCTTCCTCCTCACCCTCTACTTCTTGTTGCTGACCATTGTTCTTGCAAATAACAGCTTCATGCCCAAATTGATTGCATTTACTACATTTAGCATCAGGCCTTCTCCAACATTTATATGGTGGATGACCTTTCTTGTTACAATCCTTACAAGGAGGataacttttctttgagagTCCAGTTTTTCCTTTGGTAGTACTTGTTGAAATGCCTTCACcattcttcttgttcttcttctttttgtttttgcctCCATCTTGAGGCTTGGCAAACAATGCTCCCTCTGTATTTCCTTCGTCTCTCATGACTCTTCGTTTCTTGTGCTTGCAAAGCATTCAATAACTCTGCGAAGGTGATCTTGGACAGATCCTTCGTGTTTTCCAAAGTAGTTATGGTTGCTTCAAATCTTTCCAGCACAGTTACCAAAATCTTTTCAACAATACGTTAATCATTAAACACGGGACCAAGCAATCTTACCCTGTTTGCTATGTTCAAGAGCCTTTCAAAGTAATCTTTGATGGTTTCAGTTTCTTTCATCTTCTGCATCTAGAAATCTCTTATAAGATTTAGCACTTGCATACTTCTGATCCTTTCATCCCCTTCGTATTCTGCCTTGAGATAATCCCAGATGGCTTTTGCTGACTTTAGAGACATAATTCGAATGAAGATTGAAGAAGATACTGCTGAAAATAAACAGGCCTTTGCCTTTGATTTTTTGGTTTTCCTGTCTTTATGGTTTTTGATCTGGGCCATAGTAGGATTGTTAGGCAACAGAGGAACTTCATACTCTTCTTCGACTGCCTCCCACATATCCATGGCATCTAGATATGTTTCCATCCTTACCGCCAAATCTGATAGTTATAACCATAAAAAACAGGTGGTGCCATTACGGAAAAACTTGATTCTCTGCTTCCATGATTGATAAACTTGTCTTATTGATTACAATCAAAACACCCACGGATCCATCAAGAAAtaaatgctctgataccaattgttagtTTTCATAGAAGGAAAAACATAACAATATGATCTTCTTTTGTTATTGAACAAGTCGGAACATtagtgaagaaaaaatttatgaaagcAAAACTAAAAAACTTCATTATAACACATATATTTATAGAGTTTACAAGTAAACCAACTCCTAAGGATAAGATTAAAAAACTAAGGATAAAGATAAGTATAAGATAGAATTTAACAGCTAAACAGTAAATAACTACCCTAGTAAATAACTACCCTACAATACAGATAACTTGGACTGATGCAGTTCTTATGCATATTTCTAACAAAAGTCCCATCAGATACCGATTTGTATAGAAAGGAAGCTAtgc includes:
- the LOC107015842 gene encoding probable serine/threonine-protein kinase PBL7 isoform X1; this translates as MGCFLCSVKSKKKQIGKFSAHQISSSVEKFKVNTSLGEKDSSRNGGSGHIAAHTFTFRELAAATKYFRADCLLGEGGFGRVYKGQLERTNQVVAIKQLDRNGLQGNREFLVEVLMLSLLHHPHLVNLIGYCADGDQRLLVYEFMPLGSLEDHLHELSPDKRRLDWNTRMKIAAGAAKGLEYLHDKANPPVIYRDLKCSNILLDEDYNPKLSDFGLAKLGPVGDKTHVSTRVMGTYGYCAPEYAMTGQLTLKFDVYSFGVVLLEIITGRRAIDTSRAAGEQNLVAWARPLFKDRRKFSQMADPELQGQYPVRGLYQALAVAAMCVQEQPNMRPLIADVVTALNYLASQKYNSGTQPVQRHHTGPSTPRTRRDL
- the LOC107015842 gene encoding probable serine/threonine-protein kinase PBL7 isoform X2 encodes the protein MLSLLHHPHLVNLIGYCADGDQRLLVYEFMPLGSLEDHLHELSPDKRRLDWNTRMKIAAGAAKGLEYLHDKANPPVIYRDLKCSNILLDEDYNPKLSDFGLAKLGPVGDKTHVSTRVMGTYGYCAPEYAMTGQLTLKFDVYSFGVVLLEIITGRRAIDTSRAAGEQNLVAWARPLFKDRRKFSQMADPELQGQYPVRGLYQALAVAAMCVQEQPNMRPLIADVVTALNYLASQKYNSGTQPVQRHHTGPSTPRTRRDL